The following proteins are co-located in the Vigna angularis cultivar LongXiaoDou No.4 chromosome 2, ASM1680809v1, whole genome shotgun sequence genome:
- the LOC128195361 gene encoding uncharacterized protein LOC128195361: protein MEVDTRADATQHVDSVVLRKKPRLRIHGGNLTGLISLGKQLTTIKRETFKKKYGNLLSLIEVEVHLPAITALAQYYDSPLRCFTFLDFQLAPTIEEFEHILGLPLEGTTPYQHLEHHASIATIAAIMKLQPQELEDKLVTRHQELGLTQGYLEQYLQHLADKERWETFMDVLALTIYGIVLFPRIEDFVDYTAIDVFVARKIRSENPVTAVLAEVYGTMSFCHERKGKKILCCVSALYVWMTARFFKGAVNIRRPSEELSCQGLTTKEGSEWAHFFASLNGGKIKWRLSWVELRQPIQHCGRFPNVPLIGARYGINYNPLLVQRQFGHPMKGAPSQDYLAAFFIYYEDGHCTEMLRKARSAWENVVRAEKDLRLGVMDDEINYHTWIRERVKEIKLPFKPIVHQLANEEPSQEPESEEMKQLKIEMKKLREQNGPLNRKQRTDHESGGKELSIRRRKAMEAPLRRG from the coding sequence ATGGAAGTTGATACAAGAGCTGATGCCACACAACATGTCGATTCTGTCGTGTTGAGAAAGAAACCTCGCCTGAGGATTCATGGGGGTAATTTGACAGGGCTGATAAGCTTAGGAAAACAACTAACGACCATAAAAAGGGAAACTTTCAAGAAAAAATATGGAAACCTGTTGAGCCTAATAGAAGTGGAGGTACATTTGCCTGCTATCACAGCCTTGGCACAGTATTATGACTCCCCGCTAAGATGCTTCACCTTCCTAGACTTTCAGTTAGCTCCGACTATAGAGGAGTTCGAGCATATCCTCGGTTTACCACTTGAGGGTACCACGCCATATCAGCATTTGGAGCATCATGCCTCTATCGCGACTATTGCTGCCATAATGAAACTACAGCCCCAGGAACTGGAAGACAAATTGGTAACAAGGCATCAAGAGCTTGGGCTGACGCAAGGGTATCTGGAACAGTACCTACAGCATCTAGCTGATAAGGAAAGGTGGGAGACTTTTATGGATGTGTTAGCTCTTACCATATACGGCATTGTTTTATTCCCTAGAATAGAAGACTTTGTGGATTATACCGCAATAGATGTATTCGTGGCAAGAAAAATAAGATCAGAGAATCCTGTAACGGCAGTCCTTGCTGAGGTTTATGGGACCATGAGTTTCTGTCATGAAAGAAAGGGGAAGAAAATCCTTTGTTGTGTATCGGCACTGTATGTTTGGATGACTGCGCGTTTCTTTAAAGGTGCGGTCAATATCAGGCGTCCGTCGGAAGAACTATCATGCCAGGGGCTTACGACCAAAGAAGGAAGTGAGTGGGCTCATTTCTTTGCTAGTTTAAATGGAGGAAAAATAAAATGGCGTCTTTCTTGGGTTGAGCTCAGGCAGCCTATCCAACATTGTGGCCGTTTTCCTAATGTACCTCTCATAGGGGCCCGGTATGGCATCAATTACAATCCTCTGTTGGTTCAAAGACAATTCGGGCATCCCATGAAAGGGGCACCTTCACAGGACTATCTCGCAGCATTTTTCATCTACTATGAAGATGGGCATTGCACTGAAATGCTGAGGAAAGCGAGAAGTGCTTGGGAAAATGTTGTGCGAGCAGAAAAGGATTTAAGACTGGGAGTGATGGACGATGAAATTAATTATCACACCTGGATCAGGGAAAGGGTAAAGGAAATCAAATTGCCCTTCAAACCGATCGTTCATCAGCTAGCTAACGAAGAGCCATCCCAAGAACCAGAAAGCGAAGAGATGAAGCAATTGAAGATAGAGATGAAAAAACTGAGGGAGCAGAATGGACCTCTTAACCGCAAGCAAAGAACTGACCATGAGAGTGGAGGAAAAGAACTCAGCATTAGAAGAAGGAAAGCAATGGAGGCTCCTCTACGAAGAGGCTAA
- the LOC128195360 gene encoding uncharacterized protein LOC128195360, whose product MESWEESQESIKAEMSQLKDQVGQILVALEALKATGESSSTLVGGNAHFYPPFFNATSQSIPFPLYGLPPGYTPSVGEYIEGGHVSFPISTAIDIPPVTTHGPTSVSAPLVNAQTNEPITVEGTRVTTIPHVIVNHDSSARAASQTAARAGTDVSNSAKNRLEILEEKMRAIEGMKNYGFGNVARLSLVPGVKIPYKFKAPEFEKYKGDTCPKIHLAMYCRKMAAYAYDDQLLIHVFQDSLVGVALNWYTHLEPSRIHCWADLADAFVKRYIYNTHVAPDRLQLQNMGKKDNETFKEYAQRWRELATQVEPPLFEKEMVAMFVNTLQPPFYEYMVGNVSANFADVVIIGERIEIGVKSGKIASGPSTMENSKKKPSFNPGKKKEGDVHATLAMPVWRGQAPSHNYRPYLGQPSYSANAAFAHPIRPQQQQGFYQSQPVTSNAWRNGPSANPNPNAGQGGYPGRAQERNFVHFTPIPMTYTELLPHLVKRGLVAICPMIPLQPPYPRGYDADAKCSYHGEGVGHSTERCMAFKRKVQALIDAGWLKFQEDKPSIDTNPLSGHSNASTNAIESKNHELIRDASKIRSSRRFIFKELLKLGFLNGDYDLERACGLHPCTEHSIEECVEFEKFLQDLLDRNLMQVCYEDKHEEVFAQTGMEPDVALPEPLIIRFTRTTPTPVIQGRSPVVIHTPVHFPYKSEKAVPWRYGTHVVDEGQCIESHFSSQDPVVENISGIGGMTRSGRIFTPPNLTGKGSSNNETPMDANTKEHLKGKGVQVEETSDKADKKEISEEEACEFLKFIQQSEYKVVEQLNRMPARISLLELLMHSTSHRKLLMKVLSEAHVEHGISLNKFEGIVGNIIANNYLTFTDEEIPTEGRGHNKALHVSVKCLDHVIARVLVDNGSSLNVMPKSTLEKLPCEGMHMKPSSMIVRAFDGSKRVVMGEIELPVQVGPCVFQVTFQVMDILPAYSCLLGRPWIHSAGVVPSTLHQKLKYVMGDKLVIISGEEDLLVSGPSSTRYIEVAEEAPEIAFQSLEIVGNAYVEPFLASPRLSRASIMMAKVLLKEGYIPGKGLGKHGQGRTFPLKVVQNRNRYGIGYEPNKEDKRKLMEERREHGLARVERREPRVEKIGIRDIKESFRSAGWINAGHIAAVEDDDSSEYSSFVRACSPAAPLNNWETLSLPVMLNLNKIYDNESFENNNVDIPNFEHPIDNTEDDYEDDSEPSPELLRLVEQESKEIKPHQEDVEVLNLGEEGEIKEVKIGTSMKKEVREGLRALLKEFKDVFAWSYKDMPGLDTDIVQHKLPLKQECLPVKQRLRRMKPEMSLKIKEEVQKQFDAGFLAVAKYPQWVANIVPVPKKDGKVRMCVDYRDLNRASPKDNFPLPHIDTLVDNTAKYSLFSFMDGFSGYNQIKMAPEDMEKTTFITLWGTFCYKVMSFGLKNAGATYQRAMVTLFHDMMHKEIEVYVDDMIAKSESEEEHVLNLKKLFERLRKYKLRLNPAKCTFGVKSGKLLGFVVSQKGIEVDPDKVRAISEMPAPSTEKEVRGFLGRLNYIARFISQLTATCEPMFKLLRKNQVMVWNEDCQAAFEKIKQYLQDPPVLRPPEPGRPLILYLTVLERSMGCVLGQYDEAGKREHAIYYLSKKFTDCEQRYSSLERTCCALAWAAHRLRQYMLSHSTLLISKMDPIKFIFEKPALTGRIARWQVLLSEYDIIYVTQKSVKGSALAEYLAHQPISDYQPMQPEFPDEDIMTLFKEGSKYRDEETWILLFDGASNMMGHGIGAVLISPEQQYMPMTSRLCFDCTNNIAEYEACAMGIRAAIEFKVKILEVYGDSALVINQLKGEWETRDAKLIPYQAYIKGLMECFDFITFNHIPREDNQLADALATLSSMFEVDPNTELPVIEMKSHTEPAYCQFIKEEVDGKPWYFEIKHYLKTQEYPEKASENDKRSLRRLAGSFILSGDILYKRNHDMILLRCVDTKEAKLILKEVHEGTFGTHMNGHSMARKILRAGYFWLTMENDCCTHVRRCEKCQMHADNINVSPTTLNVLSAPWSFSMWGIDVIGAIEPKASNGHRFILVAIDYFTKWVEAVSYTNVTRKVVTRFIKRELICRYGLPNKIITDNATNLNNRMMAELCEEFKIHHLNSSPYRPKMNGAVEAANKNIKKIVQKMVVTYKDWHEMLPFALHGYRTSVRTSTGATPFSLVYGMEAVLPFEVEIPSLRILLETQLEEAEWVQARFDQLNLIEEKRLTAMCHGQLYQRRMKKAFDKKIHPRDFHEGELVLKKILPIQRDFRGKWTPNYEGPFVVKRAFSGGALILTRMDGEELPLPVNSDAVKKFYA is encoded by the exons ATGGAAAGCTGGGAAGAGTCACAAGAATCCATCAAAGCTGAAATGAGTCAGTTGAAGGACCAGGTTGGACAAATCTTGGTTGCCCTTGAAGCCCTGAAGGCTACTGGAGAGTCTTCATCTACGCTGGTTGGCGGGAATGCCCATTTTTATCCCCCATTTTTCAATGCTACGAGCCAATCAATTCCTTTCCCGTTGTATGGGTTACCCCCGGGATATACTCCTTCCGTAGGAGAATATATCGAAGGGGGGCATGTGTCGTTTCCCATCTCCACAGCTATTGATATCCCACCAGTCACCACTCATGGACCTACCTCTGTGTCAGCTCCCTTGGTAAATGCTCAAACGAATGAACCGATCACAGTTGAAGGAACACGAGTGACTACGATACCGCACGTAATTGTTAATCACGATTCTTCAGCAAGAGCCGCATCACAAACCGCGGCGCGTGCAGGGACCGACGTCAGTAACAGTGCTAAAAACAGACTGGAGATTCTGGAGGAAAAAATGAGGGCTATTGAAGGGATGAAAAATTATGGGTTCGGAAATGTTGCAAGACTAAGCTTGGTTCCTGGAGTAAAAATACCGTATAAGTTCAAGGCGCCAGAATTCGAGAAGTACAAGGGTGATACATGCCCTAAAATCCATCTGGCCATGTATTGCAGAAAAATGGCTGCGTACGCATATGACGACCAGTTACTCATCCATGTTTTCCAAGACAGTTTGGTTGGGGTAGCATTAAACTGGTATACCCACTTGGAGCCCTCTCGAATCCATTGTTGGGCAGATCTAGCCGACGCCTTTGTAAAACGGTATATATACAACACGCATGTAGCACCGGACCGTCTGCAATTACAGAATATGGGAAAGAAAGATAATGAGACCTTCAAGGAATATGCCCAACGGTGGAGAGAATTGGCCACACAAGTGGAGCCGCctttgtttgaaaaagaaatggtGGCAATGTTCGTAAATACACTTCAGCCAccattttatgaatatatggTGGGGAATGTGTCCGCCAATTTCGCTGACGTCGTCATAATTGGCGAGAGGATAGAGATTGGGGTGAAGAGCGGGAAGATTGCAAGTGGTCCATCTACGATGGAGAACTCTAAAAAGAAGCCTTCTTTCAATccaggaaagaaaaaagagggaGACGTGCATGCAACATTGGCGATGCCTGTATGGAGAGGTCAAGCTCCCTCTCACAATTATAGACCATACCTAGGCCAACCTTCATATTCAGCCAATGCGGCTTTTGCTCATCCAATCaggcctcaacaacaacaaggATTCTACCAATCACAACCCGTCACAAGCAATGCTTGGAGGAATGGGCCAAGCGCAAATCCAAATCCGAATGCAGGTCAAGGCGGTTATCCGGGAAGAGCCCAGGAAAgaaactttgtccacttcaccCCCATCCCCATGACTTACACTGAATTATTACCTCACCTCGTCAAAAGGGGTCTGGTAGCTATATGCCCAATGATACCTCTGCAGCCTCCATACCCTAGGGGTTATGATGCAGATGCCAAGTGTAGTTATCACGGGGAAGGCGTGGGTCACTCAACTGAGAGGTGTATGGCTTTCAAGCGTAAGGTGCAGGCCCTAATTGATGCGGGGTGGCTAAAATTTCAAGAAGATAAACCTAGCATTGATACTAATCCGTTATCCGGACATAGTAATGCCTCAACAAACGCCATTGAGTCTAAGAACCATGAACTGATAAGGGATGCAAGTAAGATCCGAAGTTCCAGAAGGTTTATTTTTAAGGAATTATTAAAGTTGGGATTTTTAAACGGGGATTATGATCTGGAAAGAGCATGTGGACTCCACCCATGCACCGAACACTCTATCGAGGAATGCGTTGAATTCGAAAAGTTCCTACAAGATCTGCTTGATAGGAATTTGATGCAAGTGTGCTATGAAGACAAGCATGAGGAGGTGTTCGCACAAACTGGTATGGAGCCAGATGTAGCTTTGCCAGAGCCGTTGATAATCCGCTTCACTCGAACCACCCCTACACCAGTAATTCAAGGAAGATCACCCGTTGTCATCCATACACCAGTTCATTTTCCTTACAAAAGCGAGAAAGCTGTCCCTTGGAGGTATGGGACACATGTAGTCGACGAAGGACAGTGCATTGAAAGCCATTTCTCTAGCCAGGATCCAGTTGTTGAAAATATATCAGGCATCGGCGGAATGACGAGGAGTGGTCGAATCTTCACGCCACCAAATTTGACGGGAAAAGGATCTAGTAATAATGAAACACCAATGGATGCAAATACTAAGGAGCATTTAAAGGGGAAAGGAGTGCAAGTAGAGGAGACCTCTGACAAAGCAGACAAGAAAGAAATCTCTGAGGAAGAGGCTTgcgaatttttaaaattcattcaacaGAGTGAATATAAGGTGGTGGAGCAGTTGAATCGCATGCCCGCTCGGATTTCCTTGTTAGAATTGCTTATGCATTCTACCTCTCACAGAAAGTTGTTGATGAAGGTACTCAGTGAGGCTCATGTCGAGCATGGTATTTCGTTGAACAAGTTTGAGGGCATCGTTGGCAACATCATCGCTAACAATTACCTCACCTTTACTGATGAGGAGATACCCACTGAGGGGAGAGGTCATAACAAGGCTCTTCATGTCTCCGTGAAATGTTTAGATCACGTTATAGCGCGTGTCTTGGTGGACAACGGTTCCTCTCTGAATGTCATGCCAAAATCGACATTGGAGAAGCTACCCTGTGAGGGAATGCATATGAAGCCAAGCTCCATGATTGTGAGGGCGTTTGACGGCAGTAAAAGGGTAGTGATGGGAGAGATTGAATTGCCCGTTCAAGTCGGTCCTTGTGTCTTTCAAGTGACCTTTCAAGTTATGGACATTCTCCCGGCTTATAGTTGTTTGTTGGGTCGCCCGTGGATCCATTCCGCAGGAGTTGTGCCTTCCACACTACACCAAAAGCTGAAATATGTTATGGGAGATAAGCTGGTGATAATATCAGGAGAGGAGGACCTCCTTGTGAGCGGACCATCGTCCACGCGATATATTGAGGTGGCTGAGGAAGCTCCTGAAATTGCCTTCCAGTCATTGGAGATCGTGGGAAATGCCTATGTAGAGCCATTCCTAGCAAGCCCGCGTCTGTCACGTGCTTCTATCATGATGGCCAAGGTCTTGCTGAAAGAAGGGTATATACCTGGTAAAGGTTTAGGCAAGCATGGGCAGGGGCGAACTTTCCCCCTAAAGGTCGTTCAGAATAGAAACCGATACGGCATAGGGTATGAGCCCAACAAAGAGGACAAGCGAAAGTTGATGGAGGAAAGGAGAGAGCACGGTCTGGCTCGTGTAGAAAGGCGTGAACCTCGGGTGGAAAAGATTGGTATTCGTGACATCAAGGAGAGCTTCCGTAGTGCTGGATGGATCAATGCGGGCCATATAGCCGCCGTGGAGGATGATGATAGCTCTGAATATTCAAGTTTCGTGCGGGCTTGCTCCCCAGCTGCACCACTCAACAATTGGGAAACTCTGAGTCTACCCGTGAtgcttaatttgaataaaat ATATGACaatgaaagttttgaaaataacaatgTCGATATTCCTAATTTTGAGCACCCTATCGATAATACCGAAGATGATTATGAAGATGACTCGGAACCCTCTCCAGAGCTCTTAAGATTAGTGGAACAAGAGTCTAAAGAGATAAAACCCCATCAGGAGGATGTTGAAGTACTCAACTTGGGAGAGGAAGGAGAGATAAAGGAAGTAAAAATCGGTACTAGCATGAAAAAAGAAGTGAGGGAAGGGCTGCGAGCCCTACTGAAGGAGTTTAAGGATGTTTTCGCTTGGTCTTACAAAGACATGCCAGGGTTGGATACCGATATTGTGCAACACAAGCTCCCACTTAAGCAGGAATGCCTTCCAGTCAAGCAAAGACTAAGAAGAATGAAACCAGAAATGTCATTGAAAATTAAGGAAGAGGTACAAAAGCAATTCGACGCAGGATTTCTGGCTGTGGCTAAATACCCACAATGGGTGGCAAATATTGTACCAGTGCCTAAGAAAGATGGAAAGGTTCGAATGTGTGTCGACTATCGTGATTTGAATCGTGCAAGTCCGAAGGATAACTTCCCGTTACCACACATCGACACTTTAGTTGACAATACAGCCAAGTACTCACTATTTTCGTTCATGGATGGTTTCTCGGGGTATAATCAGATTAAGATGGCGCCTGAGGACATGGAAAAGACGACCTTCATCACGTTGTGGGGGACCTTTTGTTATAAGGTAATGTCTTTTGGGCTCAAGAATGCCGGGGCAACATATCAAAGGGCGATGGTGACACTTTTTCATGATATGATGCACAAGGAGATCGAggtttatgtggatgatatgattgCAAAGTCTGAATCAGAAGAAGAACATGTCCTCAACttgaagaaattatttgagAGATTGAGAAAGTATAAACTCAGGTTAAACCCTGCCAAATGCACATTTGGAGTGAAATCCGGGAAGTTGTTGGGCTTCGTGGTTAGCCAAAAGGGGATAGAAGTGGATCCTGACAAAGTGCGAGCGATATCAGAAATGCCTGCGCCTAGCACAGAGAAGGAGGTTCGCGGTTTTCTGGGTAGATTGAACTACATTGCTAGATTCATCTCCCAATTAACCGCTACCTGCGAACCAATGTTCAAGTTGCTACGAAAGAATCAGGTTATGGTTTGGAACGAGGATTGTCAAGCCGCTtttgaaaaaatcaaacaataccTGCAAGACCCACCTGTATTGCGTCCACCCGAGCCAGGAAGACCACTCATTTTGTACTTAACTGTATTGGAAAGGTCAATGGGTTGTGTATTGGGTCAATATGATGAAGCTGGAAAAAGGGAGCATGCGATATATTACTTGAGCAAGAAATTCACAGACTGCGAACAACGATATTCATCGTTAGAGCGAACTTGTTGTGCACTGGCATGGGCCGCTCATCGCCTAAGGCAATACATGTTGAGTCACTCTACATTGTTGATATCCAAGATGGATCCTATCaagtttatttttgaaaagccCGCTCTCACTGGAAGGATAGCTCGGTGGCAGGTGCTATTGTCAGAGTATGACATCATATACGTCACTCAGAAATCCGTCAAAGGTAGTGCATTAGCGGAATACCTGGCGCATCAACCCATCAGTGATTATCAGCCAATGCAACCCGAGTTTCCTGATGAAGATATCATGACTCTATTCAAAGAAGGCAGTAAATACCGAGACGAAGAAACATGGATATTACTATTTGATGGAGCGTCGAATATGATGGGGCATGGCATAGGGGCAGTACTAATCTCTCCAGAGCAGCAGTATATGCCCATGACATCAAGGCTGTGTTTTGATTGCACGAATAACATTGCAGAGTATGAGGCCTGCGCTATGGGTATTCGGGCGGCAATAGAGTTTAAAGTGAAAATTCTGGAAGTATATGGAGATTCAGCTTTAGTCATCAACCAGTTGAAGGGAGAGTGGGAAACAAGAGACGCAAAATTAATCCCTTACCAGGCATACATCAAAGGATTAATGGAGTGTTTCGACTTCATCACATTTAACCACATACCACGGGAAGATAACCAGTTAGCAGACGCGTTGGCTACTTTGTCATCCATGTTTGAGGTTGACCCGAATACAGAATTACCAGTGATTGAAATGAAGAGCCATACGGAGCCAGCATATTGCCAGTTCATCAAGGAGGAGGTGGATGGTAAACCTTGGTACTTCGAAATCAAGCACTATCTTAAGACCCAAGAATATCCTGAAAAAGCATCTGAAAACGATAAGAGGTCGTTACGAAGGTTGGCTGGTAGCTTTATTTTGAGTGGGGACATTTTATACAAGAGAAATCATGACATGATTCTCCTCAGATGTGTAGATACAAAAGAAGCCAAATTGATATTGAAAGAAGTGCACGAAGGTACGTTCGGCACACACATGAATGGACACTCCATGGCTAGGAAGATCCTGAGAGCTGGTTACTTCTGGTTAACCATGGAAAATGATTGTTGTACACATGTAAGGAGGTGCGAGAAATGTCAGATGCATGCAGACAATATCAATGTATCGCCCACGACTTTGAACGTGTTGTCTGCACCATGGTCGTTTTCAATGTGGGGGATAGATGTTATTGGAGCTATAGAGCCAAAAGCGTCAAATGGACATCGCTTCATCTTGGTCGCAATCGATTACTTTACCAAGTGGGTCGAAGCCGTTTCTTACACCAACGTGACTAGAAAGGTGGTGACCAGATTCATAAAAAGGGAGTTGATCTGCAGATATGGGTTGCCTAACAAGATCATCACTGATAATGCCACCAACTTGAACAACCGGATGATGGCAGAGTTATGTGAGgagttcaaaattcatcatcttaATTCTTCTCCTTATCGTCCAAAAATGAATGGGGCAGTAGAAGCTGCTAATAAGAATATCAAGAAGATCGTGCAAAAGATGGTGGTCACCTATAAGGATTGGCATGAAATGCTTCCCTTTGCTTTACATGGATATCGTACTTCAGTACGAACGTCCACTGGTGCCACACCTTTCTCGCTGGTGTATGGGATGGAAGCAGTGCTTCCATTTGAGGTGGAAATCCCATCTCTACGAATTTTATTGGAAACCCAATTGGAGGAAGCTGAGTGGGTTCAAGCTCGGTTTGACCAGCTCAATCTCATCGAAGAGAAGAGACTGACAGCGATGTGCCACGGGCAATTGTatcaaagaagaatgaaaaaggcTTTCGACAAAAAAATACATCCAAGGGATTTCCATGAAGGCGAACTGGTGTTAAAGAAGATATTGCCCATACAAAGGGATTTCAGAGGCAAATGGACACCAAATTATGAAGGGCCATTCGTAGTAAAAAGGGCGTTCTCTGGAGGGGCACTTATTCTCACAAGGATGGACGGAGAGGAGTTACCTTTACCGGTCAATTCTGATGCGGTAAAAAAGTTTTACGCATGA